From the genome of Zalophus californianus isolate mZalCal1 chromosome 6, mZalCal1.pri.v2, whole genome shotgun sequence, one region includes:
- the TBC1D21 gene encoding TBC1 domain family member 21 isoform X1 produces MTTLSPENSLSARWSASFILVKRKPPIDKTEWDGFFDENGLLAKSRDLICVNILERGLHPYVRTEAWKFLTGYYSWQSSQDERLMVDSTRRKNYEALCEMYKKIQPLLENLHRNFMETRNTITYDIQKLYDKDPLGNVIIDKKRLEKILLLSYVCNTQAEYQQGFHEMVMLFQLMAEHDHETFWLFQFFLQKTEHSCVIKIGVGKNLDMLNTLINFLDPVFAEHLRGKGAGAVQSLFPWFCLCFQRAFKSFDDVWRLWEVLLTGKPCRNFQVLVAYSMLQMVREQVLQESMTSDGILLACNNLIDLDADVLISAACLVYAELIQKDVPQPLKDFFL; encoded by the exons ATGACCACCCTCTCTCCTGAAAACAGCCTCTCTGCCAGGTGGTCAGCCTCCTTCATCCTG GTGAAGAGAAAACCACCCATTGACAAGACGGAATGGGATGGCTTCTTTGATGAGAATGGTCTGTTGGCCAAGTCACGAGACCTCATTTGTGTGAACATCCTGGAGCGG GGTCTGCACCCCTACGTGAGGACAGAAGCCTGGAAGTTCCTCACGGGCTACTACtcgtggcagagctcccaggatgAGCGACTCATGGTGGACAGCACGAGGAG GAAGAACTATGAGGCCTTATGCGAAATGTATAAAAAGATTCAGCCCCTTCTGGAAAACCTGCACCGGAACTTTATGGAGACTCGGAATACCATCA CATATGACATTCAGAAACTCTACGACAAAGACCCCCTAGGCAACGTCATTATCGACAAGAAGAGACTGGAGAAAATCTTGCTCCTGAGTTATGTCTGCAATACCCAGGCAG agtaCCAGCAGGGCTTCCACGAGATGGTGATGCTCTTCCAGCTGATGGCAGAACATGACCACGAGACTTTCTGGCTTTTCCAGTTCTTCCTGCAGAAAACG GAGCACAGCTGTGTTATCAAGATCGGAGTAGGCAAGAACCTGGACATGCTCAACACCCTGATCAACTTCTTGGACCCCGTGTTTGCTGAGCACCTAA gagggaagggggcgggggccGTGCAGTCCCTCTTCCCTTGGTTCTGCCTCTGCTTCCAGCGTGCCTTCAAGTCCTTCGACGAcgtctggaggctctgggag GTTCTGCTGACCGGGAAACCCTGCAGAAACTTCCAGGTGCTGGTGGCCTACAGCATGCTGCAGATGGTGCGCGAGCAGGTGCTGCAGGAGAGCATGACCAGCGATGGCATCCTCCTG GCCTGCAACAACCTCATTGACCTTGACGCGGATGTGCTGATCTCTGCTGCCTGCTTGGTGTATGCTGAACTCATCCAGAAAGAT GTTCCTCAGCCATTAAAGGACTTCTTTCTCTGA
- the TBC1D21 gene encoding TBC1 domain family member 21 isoform X3, whose product MTTLSPENSLSARWSASFILGLHPYVRTEAWKFLTGYYSWQSSQDERLMVDSTRRKNYEALCEMYKKIQPLLENLHRNFMETRNTITYDIQKLYDKDPLGNVIIDKKRLEKILLLSYVCNTQAEYQQGFHEMVMLFQLMAEHDHETFWLFQFFLQKTEHSCVIKIGVGKNLDMLNTLINFLDPVFAEHLRGKGAGAVQSLFPWFCLCFQRAFKSFDDVWRLWEVLLTGKPCRNFQVLVAYSMLQMVREQVLQESMTSDGILLACNNLIDLDADVLISAACLVYAELIQKDVPQPLKDFFL is encoded by the exons ATGACCACCCTCTCTCCTGAAAACAGCCTCTCTGCCAGGTGGTCAGCCTCCTTCATCCTG GGTCTGCACCCCTACGTGAGGACAGAAGCCTGGAAGTTCCTCACGGGCTACTACtcgtggcagagctcccaggatgAGCGACTCATGGTGGACAGCACGAGGAG GAAGAACTATGAGGCCTTATGCGAAATGTATAAAAAGATTCAGCCCCTTCTGGAAAACCTGCACCGGAACTTTATGGAGACTCGGAATACCATCA CATATGACATTCAGAAACTCTACGACAAAGACCCCCTAGGCAACGTCATTATCGACAAGAAGAGACTGGAGAAAATCTTGCTCCTGAGTTATGTCTGCAATACCCAGGCAG agtaCCAGCAGGGCTTCCACGAGATGGTGATGCTCTTCCAGCTGATGGCAGAACATGACCACGAGACTTTCTGGCTTTTCCAGTTCTTCCTGCAGAAAACG GAGCACAGCTGTGTTATCAAGATCGGAGTAGGCAAGAACCTGGACATGCTCAACACCCTGATCAACTTCTTGGACCCCGTGTTTGCTGAGCACCTAA gagggaagggggcgggggccGTGCAGTCCCTCTTCCCTTGGTTCTGCCTCTGCTTCCAGCGTGCCTTCAAGTCCTTCGACGAcgtctggaggctctgggag GTTCTGCTGACCGGGAAACCCTGCAGAAACTTCCAGGTGCTGGTGGCCTACAGCATGCTGCAGATGGTGCGCGAGCAGGTGCTGCAGGAGAGCATGACCAGCGATGGCATCCTCCTG GCCTGCAACAACCTCATTGACCTTGACGCGGATGTGCTGATCTCTGCTGCCTGCTTGGTGTATGCTGAACTCATCCAGAAAGAT GTTCCTCAGCCATTAAAGGACTTCTTTCTCTGA
- the TBC1D21 gene encoding TBC1 domain family member 21 isoform X2 encodes MASGQTPLPKVKRKPPIDKTEWDGFFDENGLLAKSRDLICVNILERGLHPYVRTEAWKFLTGYYSWQSSQDERLMVDSTRRKNYEALCEMYKKIQPLLENLHRNFMETRNTITYDIQKLYDKDPLGNVIIDKKRLEKILLLSYVCNTQAEYQQGFHEMVMLFQLMAEHDHETFWLFQFFLQKTEHSCVIKIGVGKNLDMLNTLINFLDPVFAEHLRGKGAGAVQSLFPWFCLCFQRAFKSFDDVWRLWEVLLTGKPCRNFQVLVAYSMLQMVREQVLQESMTSDGILLACNNLIDLDADVLISAACLVYAELIQKDVPQPLKDFFL; translated from the exons ATGGCATCAGGACAGACTCCGCTTCCCAAG GTGAAGAGAAAACCACCCATTGACAAGACGGAATGGGATGGCTTCTTTGATGAGAATGGTCTGTTGGCCAAGTCACGAGACCTCATTTGTGTGAACATCCTGGAGCGG GGTCTGCACCCCTACGTGAGGACAGAAGCCTGGAAGTTCCTCACGGGCTACTACtcgtggcagagctcccaggatgAGCGACTCATGGTGGACAGCACGAGGAG GAAGAACTATGAGGCCTTATGCGAAATGTATAAAAAGATTCAGCCCCTTCTGGAAAACCTGCACCGGAACTTTATGGAGACTCGGAATACCATCA CATATGACATTCAGAAACTCTACGACAAAGACCCCCTAGGCAACGTCATTATCGACAAGAAGAGACTGGAGAAAATCTTGCTCCTGAGTTATGTCTGCAATACCCAGGCAG agtaCCAGCAGGGCTTCCACGAGATGGTGATGCTCTTCCAGCTGATGGCAGAACATGACCACGAGACTTTCTGGCTTTTCCAGTTCTTCCTGCAGAAAACG GAGCACAGCTGTGTTATCAAGATCGGAGTAGGCAAGAACCTGGACATGCTCAACACCCTGATCAACTTCTTGGACCCCGTGTTTGCTGAGCACCTAA gagggaagggggcgggggccGTGCAGTCCCTCTTCCCTTGGTTCTGCCTCTGCTTCCAGCGTGCCTTCAAGTCCTTCGACGAcgtctggaggctctgggag GTTCTGCTGACCGGGAAACCCTGCAGAAACTTCCAGGTGCTGGTGGCCTACAGCATGCTGCAGATGGTGCGCGAGCAGGTGCTGCAGGAGAGCATGACCAGCGATGGCATCCTCCTG GCCTGCAACAACCTCATTGACCTTGACGCGGATGTGCTGATCTCTGCTGCCTGCTTGGTGTATGCTGAACTCATCCAGAAAGAT GTTCCTCAGCCATTAAAGGACTTCTTTCTCTGA